A window from Dromaius novaehollandiae isolate bDroNov1 chromosome 1, bDroNov1.hap1, whole genome shotgun sequence encodes these proteins:
- the LOC135327805 gene encoding olfactory receptor 51E2-like: MNLACANTTPSVVYGLTAILLVMGLDVLLICISYVLILRAVLQLASWKERLKAFSTCVAHICVVLAFYVPLIGLSVVHRFGRGLAPLVRVAMGNVYILVPAVLNPIIYGVRTKQIQKRTLGLIKISSDRAAY, translated from the coding sequence ATGAACCTGGCCTGCGCCAACACCACCCCCAGCGTGGTGTACGGTCTCACCGCCATcctgctggtcatggggctggaCGTCCTCCTCATCTGCATCTCCTACGTCCTGATCCTCAGGGCCGTCTTGCAGCTGGCGTCGTGGAAGGAGAGGCTCAAGGCATTCAGCACCTGTGTTGCCCATATCTGCGTGGTCCTGGCCTTCTATGTGCCGCTGATCGGGCTGTCCGTGGTGCACAGGTTTGGGAGAGGCCTGGCTCCGCTGGTCCGTGTTGCCATGGGAAACGTCTACATCCTGGTGCCCGCTGTGCTCAACCCCATCATCTACGGCGTGAGGACCAAACAGATACAGAAGAGGACACTGGGTTTAATTAAGATTTCCAGTGACAGAGCTGCTTATTGA